The genome window CAGCACCTGGCCCTGCTAGAGCCGGGGTGCAAACGGACGTACAGCGTGAGACGATTTTCGCGAGTCGCACTCGGGTACGTCCGCATCCTTGGGGGATCGATCTTGGAACCGTTTGAGAACGTCGAGCAGCTGCACAGCGAAGTCGTCGAGATGATCGACGTCGTCACGAAGCTCCGGCAGGACGTGGAAGACCTGGTCGCGTTCCTGACCCACCTCGCCGACCAGCTCGACGGACTGTCGCCGGCGATGGATGTCGCCGTTGGCGAGTTGCGAGCTGCGATCCATCTCGCGCCCAGCGATGAGTTCGTGCCCGCGGCCCAGGCCGCGATCGCCTCGGTCCAAGCGGTGACACCGACGATCGTCACTCCTCTTGCCAAGCGCCGTGCGCGGCTGCGGAAGCTCGCCGCGCTCCATATCCGCGGCAGCCGCTGCACCTGCTGCGGAGAGATGCGAGTGGACTTGCTCCACCTCGTCGACCCCTACGACGACTGCAAGCTGGTGCCCTACCGCGAGGTTATCGAGGACGGTGATGACATCGTCTTGGTCCGCTGCAAGACGTGCATCTCCCTCGGCCGCGGCACCCTGGACTGCCCGTGCCAGACGATGAAGACGGTCTACGAAGAGCGACCTAACATCGAGGACGCGACGAGGCGCATCATCTCGGCACCCGACGGGTTCTACGGGAAGCAGCTCGCGCGGCAGCGGCGAGCGGCACACGGAGCATGACGGCCCGGAACTCCCGAACGTGTCCCCAGGGGCAAAGTACGGGGTCGAGAAGGATCGGACCAGGATTGAAACGCTAACTGAGGCTGGCCGGGCCTCTGGTCAGCAGCAGCGCCCTCCCTGCTGCGGGCCGGGCGCAGGCCCTTCGGTGCCTGCCTGTGGCGCCGTGAGTGGTCCGCAGGGCGTTCTCGGCGGCGGTGGCGGCTTCGCAGCTGCCAGGGCCGCGGCCATTGGGAGGGCCGTGCGGCGGATCTGGGTGACCTTCATCGGTTCTGGTCGTCCTTCGTGTCGGCGTCGTCGTTCCGGGTCGGCAGGGTGGGCGGAGCGGGCGGGCAGCAGTCGTGGTCGTCGGAGCGGCGGTGTCGTTTGGCGCTCGTGATCACGACGAGGACCAGCACCGCAATCCCGACGCCGACCACCCACGGGTTGCGGATGAAGCCGCCGAGGCCCGCGATGGCGCCACCGGCGATCAGGAGGGGCAAGAGCGCGCAGCAGGCGATCATAAGGATCGCGGCGCCCACACCCAGGAGCACGCCGCCGCCTCCAGACCGGTGGCCACGGTTGTCTTTCATCGGTGTTTCGGTCCTGTCCAATGGCGATTGGTGTCAGCAGTCGCAGGCGGGGGAGCCGGTGTTGTTGACGGACTCGGCCTGAGCTCGGTCATGGAAGCTCGCGTTGAGAGCGATGCCGATCTGGTATGCCTCAGCGACGGAGACGATCTCGGCGCCCGGGTGGCCAGCCAGCCAGTCGGCGGCGTCCTCAGGAGAGGTGAAGTAATGCACCTGGTTGCAGAACATGGAGCGGATCGAGGTGATCTGGCGGGGGTTGACCAGGGACACCACCGCGGTTGCTGGCTCGACCACGGTGGTGCCGGCGGTCGGGTCGATGGTGACTCGGATCGTCTCGCCGCTGACGGGCGAAACCGACTCGACGCGAGCCGGTCGCCCGATGAGGGCGGGGAAGATCAGGGTGTCCAGGGCACACCAGGTGTAGAGCTCCTCACCGGCCACGGTGAACCGGTGGCGGGTCGGGCGCAGGGTGAGGCCCTGACCGACGATGTGGCCCTGGTCGTCGTACTCGGTGTCCGGCACGGCGCCCAGGCCACTGCGTACGTCGCCAACGGTTCGGCCCGATGCGGTGGCGAGCTGCTCGACGGTGACGGGGTTGCCGTCGACGAGCAGCCGCAGCAGCGGGATCAACAGGCCGGCGTCGAGGCCGGTTTCCTCGGTATTGGCCAGCCGGTCAGTCAGGTCGATGCTGAGGTTCGACATTGCAATTCCTTCACTTCTCGTAAGTGGGTGGCGTGGGCTGTCTGGTGCGCGGGGTCAGGCGCAGCAGGACAGCTTCGAGACGTCGGTGGTGAAGGCCTTGGCGACGATCCGGATGCCTTCGGCCATGGTCAGGTACGGGGCCCACGAGTCGGCGACCTCTGTGATGGTCTTACCGAGCACGTGGACGCCGGCCGCAGCGAGCTCGCCGCCGTCCTTAGCGACCGCGGTGAGGCCGAGGATCTCGCCGGTATCGGCGTTGGCGACCATCTTGATGAACCCACGAGTGTCGCGATTGACCAGCGCCCGGGGCACGTAGCCCAGCGGCAGGACCCGGCAGTCGCAGCGGATCCCGGCCCCGAGCACCTGGGCCTCGGTCATCCCGACTGCGCCGATCGCGGGGCTGGTGAACGTCACCCGCGGTAGGCGGGTGTAGTCCACCGACCGTTCGGCGCTGGCGAAAGCGTTTTCGGCCACCATCGTGCCGTGGTAGGCCGCGACGTAGACGAACTCGGGGTGCCCGGTGACATCTCCGGCAGCCCAGATCCGCGGGTTGGAGGACTGCAACTGGTCGGTGACCACGATCTCCCCTGACTCGCCGGTCTTCAGCTCCACCGCCTCGAGGTTGAGCCCGTCGGTGACCGGACGGCGGCCCAGCGCCACCAGAACCTGGTCGGCGCTGAACTCCTGCACGCCCCCGGACACGGTCGCGGTCACGACTACCTGGCCGGTCGAGTCATCGCGTGTGACCTTCGTTGGCTGGGCCCGGCGCACAACCCGGATCCCCTCGTCAGCGAAGACCTCGGCCAGTGCCTTGGAGACCTCCGGTTCCTCCTTCGATGCCAGCCGGGACCGCACCAGGAGAGTCACCTTCGACCCCAGACGGGCGAACAGCTGGGCCTGCTCGAGGGCCACGTACCCGCCGCCGAGTACCAGCAGCGACTCCGGCACCTCGGTCAGCTCCATCGCCGTGGTGGAGGTCAGGTAGCCGACCTCCTCCAGATCCTCTATCGGCGGGGTCCACGGCTTCGCGCCGGTGGCGACCAGGTAGTGGGCGGCCTCGATGACCTCGACGCTGCCGTCGGCTGCGGTGACCTGAAGCAGCGGCGCCTCCGGGGTCCCAGTGAACGAGGCTTCGCCCTGCGCGACGCGCCACCCGTAAGCGTCGGCGACGTCGACGTACTTCTCATCGCGCAGCGCCTCGACCAGGTCCTGCTTGCCGCCGATCAGCGCCGGCATGTCTACCGCGGAGGCGGTGGCAGCGATGCCCGGGAACCGGGTACCCGCGTCCGTTGCGACGTGGCGTGCTTCGGCGGCAGCGATCAGGGCCTTCGACGGCACGCACCCGGTGTTCACACACGTGCCGCCGAACGTGCCGCGCTCGACCATCACCACCGACTTGCCCAGCCCGCTCGCGCGGATCGCTGCGGCGAACGCTGCGCCACCTGACCCGATCACTGCAAGGTCGTACGTCGGACTCATCGCGATACCTCTCCGGTTGGTTGGGAAATTCATCTGATGCGGCAATACTGGACCTTCCAGTACAGGGGAAGGTCAAGAGCGACCTGCGACACATGGGAGAACGGGATGCGGATCGGGGAGCTCGCCGAGAAGACCGGCACCACCACCAAGACCCTTCGGTTCTACGAAGACCAGAGCCTGCTGCCGCCGACCGAACGCACCCCGACCGGCTACCGCGACTACACGTCCGGGGCCGTTGCCCGTATCGACTTCATCCACCGCGGCCAGGCGGCCGGGCTCACACTGGCCCAGATCCGGCAGATCCTCGACATCCGCGACCACGGCCAGGCCCCCTGCGGCCACGTCCGTGACCTGCTCGACGCACGCCTTGCAGACATCGAAAAACAGATCGCCCAGCTGACCGCGCTGCACGACAACCTCGCCACCCTTCGCGACGAAGCCTCAGACCCCGAGCCCGACACCTGCACCGCCGACCAGGTCTGCCGCTACCTGTAGGCCCGGAGCTCCACGGCTGGCGGCGAACGACTGGGCCTCAGATCGACGCAGAAGATCGACGCTGAGTGAATTTCGAGGCGACCAGGGTCGTCCCGAAATGCTTGTCAGTTCGCTGGGAGCGGTTCCGAGGCGGTTTCAGGCGGCTCGGAGTGGTTCTGGGTCTCATGCTCAGTGGTGACGCGGTGCACGACGGCGAGGCTGATTCCGGTGCCTCTGGCGATGGTCCGCAGGCTCTGGGCCTTCGGCGCGGCGGGCGATGATCGCGCGGTGTTTGTCGTCGTCGACGACGGTTGGTCGGCCGCCGACGCGTCCTCGGCGGCGTGCAGCGTCAAGGCCTTTCTTGGTCTTGCGGGAGATGTTGCGGCGTCGGTCCTCAGCCAGGGCGAGGGCGGGGCCGGCGCAACCATCGGTGGGGTTTCATCACAGGACCAGCTGATGAAAGCCCCTGCGAGAACTGCGGCCTAATCCAGTTCTACGATCACGATCGTTGGTACCGGAGTGACGTCAGGCGAGCGATGGTCAACGTCATCGAGTGGCGTTCGCCGGGAGGCAGGACTCTCCGAATCCGGCCGGTTAGCAGCGTGAACGCTCCTCGGTACGATCCCGCAGCTCCTACCGTCGACGAGGCCTTTCCGGAGCTCGAGGTAGGCGGCGTGCCCGAGTGCCCCAAGGAGCAGGGGCACTGGGACTGAACGGTCCTGCGTGAAGATCCGCGTACGTCGCGACGGCGCGCCCAGGGACCAGACCGCCCTTTCGGTGGTCATCTCAGTCGGCGAGGAAGGCCGCCAGGGTGTAAGCCGGGTGCCTGTCGAGGTTGTGTCGGCCCCGGTCGTAGCGCCGGGTGGTGCGCGGGTCGGCATGGCCGGCCGCGTCTTGGACGTCCTCGAGCGGGACGCCGGCCTCGCGGGCGAGGGTCACGAAGGTGTGCCGCAGGCTGTGCGGGGAGATCCGGTCGGCGTGCTCGATCCCGGCCGCCCTCGCGATCCGCCGGATCAGCCGGAAGGCCCCGGGCTGGTCGAGCCGGTTGCCGCTCTTGGTGGTGAACACCGGGCCGGGCCCCCGGTCTCCGACGTAGGCGTCGACGACCGCTGCGGTCGCCGGCGCGAGCACGACGTCGCGACGCGCGCCGCCCTTGCGGGTGATGCTGAGCGTACGGTGACCGCGGACCGACCCCAGATCCTCGACGTCGGCGTTGAGCGCCTCGGAGATCCGCAGACCGTCGTGCAGCAGGAGGGCCACCAGCGCGAGTGCGCGCGAGGAGTGCTCCCCGGCCTCAGCCAGGAGCGCCTTGGCCTCGACGCGGTCCAGACCCAAGGTCGGCGAGTCGGCCGGCATGCCGGGCCGCTTCACGTGCTCGAGCGGGGAACTAGCGAGCACTCCCTCGGCGACGGCGTACTTGTAGAAGCCGGCGAGGGTCGAGAGCCGGCGCGCGATCGTCGCCGGTGCCGCACTGGTCTCCAGGTGCTGGCGGTAGCCGTCGACGGCGGCTCGGTTCGCGTCGAGCGGGTCGATGCCGAGGCTGGCGCACCAGCTGAACCAGTCGATCAGATCGAGCCCGTACGCCCGGCGGGTGTGCCCGGAGTAGCTCAGCAGGAAGCGCTGGCTCAGCGCTCCCGCGCGCTGCTCGCGCGGGAGCTGCCACAGCGGCTCAAGGAACGTCGCGCGTACGTCGTCGAGCGTGGCCTCGACGATCTCGCCGGCGACCGGCTCGACCTCCGCCTCGGGGACGTTCGCGGCCGTCACGGCCTCCGCCTCACGGTCGCCCTGGTCGATGTCCTCGTTCATGGCCGCACCTCCGTGCCCGCGGCGAGGATCTCCAGGAGCACGTCGACGTGACACGGCAGGTCGGGCTCGCAGTAGCAGGCCAGGTCGTAGCCGGCGAGCTCCTCACGGGCCTGGTCGACGAGCTCGGGGTGCTCGGACAGGTGGTCGCGGTAGGCCGCGACCGCGGCCGCGTTGGCCTCGGGCGATCGGTGGCCGCTGGTCGGCCGGTACGGGTTGGCCCACCGGCTTGTGCCGGCGACGCTCTTCGCGCCTGCGGGGAGCTGCCCACCGCGTCGACGAGACTGCTGCAGTCGCTTGCCGGCCACCTCGGAACCCCTCTCGGTCGCGCCAGATCAGTCACCAAATCATGACATGATAATGACACTTATCATGTCATCCGCGAACGTCGAGGTCACCACGACCGGGAACAGATGTTCTGGTTGAAGTAGCCGCGCCGGTGGACTACTGGTGTTGGGGCCGCGGGTTCCCGGCGCCAGACAGACCCCGCTCACGAGCTCGGCACTCACACATCCTCGGCGTGCACCTGCTCGGTCACGGGATCCGCGCCGGCGCGGATAAGGAGCTGCGCGGCCGCGGCGTGGTGGCTGGTAGGGCTCGGTGGCGATCTCGAGCAGCTCGGCGATCGCGGCGGCGATCTCGTCTTCGGTGAGCTCGGGGTGGGCGCGGGCGTGACGTTGGGCGGTTGGCCCTACAGCCTTTCTCGAGGACGGTAGATGCCACGCAGCGACCCCACGGACAAGATGATCGTACGCGCCGGCGATGGTCTGGGAGCAGGTGTTCTGGTTGAAGTAGCCGCGCCGGGTGGACCACCCGGGCGGCGGGTTCTCGCTGCTCAGCCAGACCCCGCTCATGGTCTTAAGCCATTGCGTTTTGCCTGATGACAGGGCGGTACGACGTGCCACGGGTTGACACGAAGTCGGCGTGCCACCAGGCAAAACGCATCAAACCCCGCG of Nocardioides panzhihuensis contains these proteins:
- the merB gene encoding organomercurial lyase MerB translates to MSNLSIDLTDRLANTEETGLDAGLLIPLLRLLVDGNPVTVEQLATASGRTVGDVRSGLGAVPDTEYDDQGHIVGQGLTLRPTRHRFTVAGEELYTWCALDTLIFPALIGRPARVESVSPVSGETIRVTIDPTAGTTVVEPATAVVSLVNPRQITSIRSMFCNQVHYFTSPEDAADWLAGHPGAEIVSVAEAYQIGIALNASFHDRAQAESVNNTGSPACDC
- the merA gene encoding mercury(II) reductase; the encoded protein is MSPTYDLAVIGSGGAAFAAAIRASGLGKSVVMVERGTFGGTCVNTGCVPSKALIAAAEARHVATDAGTRFPGIAATASAVDMPALIGGKQDLVEALRDEKYVDVADAYGWRVAQGEASFTGTPEAPLLQVTAADGSVEVIEAAHYLVATGAKPWTPPIEDLEEVGYLTSTTAMELTEVPESLLVLGGGYVALEQAQLFARLGSKVTLLVRSRLASKEEPEVSKALAEVFADEGIRVVRRAQPTKVTRDDSTGQVVVTATVSGGVQEFSADQVLVALGRRPVTDGLNLEAVELKTGESGEIVVTDQLQSSNPRIWAAGDVTGHPEFVYVAAYHGTMVAENAFASAERSVDYTRLPRVTFTSPAIGAVGMTEAQVLGAGIRCDCRVLPLGYVPRALVNRDTRGFIKMVANADTGEILGLTAVAKDGGELAAAGVHVLGKTITEVADSWAPYLTMAEGIRIVAKAFTTDVSKLSCCA
- a CDS encoding heavy metal-responsive transcriptional regulator — translated: MRIGELAEKTGTTTKTLRFYEDQSLLPPTERTPTGYRDYTSGAVARIDFIHRGQAAGLTLAQIRQILDIRDHGQAPCGHVRDLLDARLADIEKQIAQLTALHDNLATLRDEASDPEPDTCTADQVCRYL
- a CDS encoding tyrosine-type recombinase/integrase, with amino-acid sequence MNEDIDQGDREAEAVTAANVPEAEVEPVAGEIVEATLDDVRATFLEPLWQLPREQRAGALSQRFLLSYSGHTRRAYGLDLIDWFSWCASLGIDPLDANRAAVDGYRQHLETSAAPATIARRLSTLAGFYKYAVAEGVLASSPLEHVKRPGMPADSPTLGLDRVEAKALLAEAGEHSSRALALVALLLHDGLRISEALNADVEDLGSVRGHRTLSITRKGGARRDVVLAPATAAVVDAYVGDRGPGPVFTTKSGNRLDQPGAFRLIRRIARAAGIEHADRISPHSLRHTFVTLAREAGVPLEDVQDAAGHADPRTTRRYDRGRHNLDRHPAYTLAAFLAD
- a CDS encoding DUF4326 domain-containing protein; protein product: MAGKRLQQSRRRGGQLPAGAKSVAGTSRWANPYRPTSGHRSPEANAAAVAAYRDHLSEHPELVDQAREELAGYDLACYCEPDLPCHVDVLLEILAAGTEVRP